A genomic segment from Corythoichthys intestinalis isolate RoL2023-P3 chromosome 2, ASM3026506v1, whole genome shotgun sequence encodes:
- the sumo1 gene encoding small ubiquitin-related modifier 1 has protein sequence MSDTDTKPTNQDSGDKMDGEYIKLKVIGQDSSEIHFKVKMTTHLKKLKESYSQRQGVPASTLRFLFEGQRIADNQTPKELGMEDEDVIEVYQEQTGGLWND, from the exons ATGTCGGATACG GACACAAAACCAACGAACCAAGACAGTGGAGATAAGATGGATGGGGAGTACATCAAGTTGAAGGTGATCGGGCAG GACAGCAGTGAAATCCACTTTAAAGTGAAGATGACAACACATCTGAAAAAGCTGAAGGAGTCCTACAGCCAGAGACAG ggTGTCCCAGCTAGTACACTCAGGTTTCTGTTTGAAGGCCAGAGAATTGCAGATAATCAAACTCCTAAAGAG CTTGGAATGGAGGACGAGGATGTCATTGAGGTATATCAAGAACAGACGGGTGGACTTTGGAACGATTAA